Proteins found in one Geomonas subterranea genomic segment:
- a CDS encoding beta-ketoacyl-ACP synthase III: MIRAEILGTGGYVPARVVPNAHFDYLVDDADQWIHSRTGIRERRFAAAEESTSDLATNAALLALENGDVDPLEIDCIIVATSTPDMILPATACMVQKNIGAARAFAFDMNAVCSSFIYATEVADNLIRSGKYRKVLLIGADTYSKILDMDDKTTAPLFGDGAGALILGAGLSGKGILHTVMQSDGNGWELIQVPSSGSRKPVSAESIAAKENTFKMAGKSVFSFATDVIPRIISDLAERGGVKPEEIDHIIPHQANVRIIDFISRKTGIPKEKFLLNLDRYGNTAAGSVGLALDENRRNGVIKPGELVLMMGFGGGLSWGGVLLRA; the protein is encoded by the coding sequence ATGATACGTGCGGAAATCCTGGGGACCGGCGGCTACGTGCCGGCGCGGGTGGTCCCCAATGCTCACTTCGACTACCTGGTGGACGACGCGGACCAGTGGATCCACTCCCGGACCGGCATCCGCGAAAGACGCTTCGCGGCGGCTGAAGAGTCCACCTCGGACCTCGCCACCAACGCCGCCCTCCTCGCCCTGGAGAACGGCGACGTGGACCCCCTCGAGATCGACTGCATCATCGTCGCCACTTCCACCCCCGACATGATCCTTCCCGCAACAGCCTGCATGGTGCAGAAGAACATCGGCGCCGCCAGGGCCTTCGCCTTCGACATGAACGCGGTCTGCAGCAGTTTCATCTACGCCACCGAAGTGGCCGACAACCTGATCCGCTCCGGAAAATACCGCAAGGTGCTCCTGATCGGCGCCGATACCTACTCCAAGATCCTCGACATGGATGACAAGACCACCGCGCCGCTGTTCGGCGACGGTGCAGGCGCCCTTATACTCGGGGCGGGGCTCTCCGGGAAGGGGATCCTGCACACCGTGATGCAAAGCGACGGCAACGGTTGGGAGCTGATCCAGGTTCCTTCCTCCGGATCGAGGAAGCCGGTCAGCGCCGAGAGCATCGCGGCCAAGGAGAACACGTTCAAGATGGCGGGCAAGAGCGTCTTCAGCTTCGCCACCGACGTCATCCCCCGCATCATCTCCGACCTCGCCGAGCGCGGCGGTGTGAAGCCTGAGGAAATCGACCACATCATTCCGCACCAGGCCAACGTGCGCATCATCGACTTCATCTCCAGGAAGACGGGGATTCCCAAGGAGAAGTTCCTGCTCAACCTGGACCGTTACGGCAACACGGCGGCGGGTTCCGTGGGGCTCGCCCTGGATGAGAACCGCAGAAATGGCGTGATCAAGCCGGGCGAACTGGTTCTGATGATGGGGTTCGGCGGCGGGCTTTCCTGGGGCGGGGTGCTGCTGAGGGCCTAG
- a CDS encoding class I SAM-dependent methyltransferase encodes MQLSFIPTTDGSEIRQRLERLLVPGSLLDAALERRIERLSSEFACYAASYPLPLWAPGLAVSNEMRGATEALFPLERPRAVLELILRRGCRFAPLLSGSYLHNAASWLDLLQKLPSRLEAADPAPALRRLAQDGAEREAFLFALMLPQHFGGGFDRYPDQYRWLADWLRENATRAGAGIRVLDAACGSGEGAYQAAQLVADVGLGRGSVLHGSTLEEIELFAAAHLYFPHARERQRQYRARVGGLVPGETGPALEFYQDRVDTAPQREPYDLVLCNGLLGGPLLHEPEQLRDAFAGLAARLAPGGLLLAADRFHAGWHLRVPREALIARMRDAGLLPVEVTEGIAGKKVA; translated from the coding sequence ATGCAGCTTTCGTTCATCCCGACCACCGACGGGAGCGAGATCCGGCAGCGGCTGGAACGGCTCCTGGTCCCCGGTTCCCTGCTCGACGCCGCTCTGGAACGACGCATCGAGCGGCTCTCCTCGGAATTCGCATGTTACGCCGCCAGTTACCCCCTCCCTCTTTGGGCTCCCGGCCTCGCCGTCAGTAACGAGATGCGGGGGGCGACCGAGGCCCTGTTCCCGCTGGAGCGCCCCCGGGCCGTGCTGGAGCTGATTCTGCGCCGCGGCTGCCGTTTCGCCCCTCTTCTTTCCGGAAGCTATCTGCACAACGCCGCAAGCTGGCTCGACCTGCTCCAGAAGCTCCCTTCCCGGCTTGAAGCTGCCGACCCGGCGCCGGCGCTGCGCCGGCTGGCCCAGGACGGGGCCGAGCGGGAGGCTTTCCTCTTCGCCCTGATGCTACCCCAGCACTTCGGCGGCGGCTTCGACAGGTATCCGGACCAGTACCGGTGGCTGGCGGACTGGCTGCGGGAGAACGCGACGCGTGCGGGTGCGGGAATCCGGGTGCTCGATGCCGCCTGCGGCAGCGGCGAGGGAGCCTATCAGGCAGCGCAGCTTGTCGCGGATGTGGGACTGGGCCGGGGGAGCGTGCTGCACGGTTCAACGCTGGAAGAGATCGAGCTGTTCGCCGCCGCGCATCTCTATTTCCCGCACGCCCGCGAGCGGCAACGCCAGTACCGGGCGCGGGTCGGGGGGCTGGTACCGGGAGAGACGGGGCCCGCTCTGGAGTTTTACCAGGACCGGGTGGACACGGCACCTCAGCGCGAGCCATACGACCTGGTGCTCTGCAACGGGCTCCTCGGCGGGCCGCTTTTGCACGAGCCGGAGCAGTTGCGGGACGCCTTTGCCGGCCTTGCCGCCCGTCTTGCCCCCGGCGGTCTGCTCCTTGCCGCCGACCGCTTCCATGCCGGCTGGCACCTGCGCGTCCCGCGGGAGGCGCTCATCGCCCGGATGCGGGACGCGGGCCTGCTCCCGGTGGAGGTGACGGAAGGGATAGCCGGGAAAAAGGTGGCTTAA
- a CDS encoding MATE family efflux transporter, translating into MKYFTINKSTKRVSIRRNVAALSMPVLLSSLFQRLVSIVDIFMVGGLGAAAIAATGLGQLLIFVTMTVFWGFSTGANVVIAHLWGAGRRLEARRTAFASLLFCAVLAVAATLLGIGFGRDVAVFLGASPDVLAYASDYIRLVFLYFGFTAGLNILSAIMQGTGNTRTPMEGILLVNVLHVAIAYPLIYGHLGFPRYGVLGAAYAINLSEAAGFSYLLIQALRKGYLKIGRPDLPLLKKVIGIGYPVALERVAQQSGQLFYSKFIIGFGTAAYAAHQIGLSIESLSFMPGAGMGIAAATLMGQSIGARKLRRAHMSHTEALRLAVLVMGCMALLFLFLPHQLIALFTHDPQVIEKGSVFLRLVAFAQVPLAISFVYAGSLRGTGDTHYVFLVTLVSMWGIRVLLSYIAAVPLRLSLYAVWSVFLIDWFFRAGAFWWRYQRRDLHQVII; encoded by the coding sequence TTGAAATATTTTACGATCAATAAAAGCACCAAACGGGTCTCGATCCGGCGCAACGTGGCTGCGCTTTCCATGCCGGTGCTTCTCTCCTCGCTGTTCCAGCGCCTGGTCTCCATCGTGGACATCTTCATGGTGGGGGGACTGGGGGCGGCGGCCATCGCCGCCACGGGCCTCGGGCAGCTCCTCATCTTCGTCACCATGACGGTCTTCTGGGGATTCTCCACCGGCGCAAACGTCGTCATCGCCCACCTGTGGGGCGCGGGACGCCGCCTGGAGGCACGCCGCACCGCCTTCGCCTCCCTGCTCTTTTGCGCCGTACTCGCCGTCGCCGCCACCCTGCTCGGCATCGGCTTCGGCAGGGATGTCGCCGTCTTTCTCGGGGCGAGCCCGGACGTCCTCGCCTACGCCTCGGACTACATCCGCCTGGTCTTTCTCTACTTCGGCTTCACCGCCGGCCTCAACATCCTCTCCGCCATCATGCAGGGGACCGGCAACACCCGCACCCCAATGGAGGGGATCCTGCTGGTCAACGTCCTGCACGTCGCCATCGCCTATCCCCTCATCTACGGCCACCTGGGGTTCCCGCGCTACGGTGTGCTGGGCGCCGCCTACGCCATCAACCTCTCCGAGGCCGCCGGCTTCAGCTACCTGCTGATCCAGGCGCTCAGGAAGGGGTACCTGAAGATCGGGCGCCCCGACCTCCCCCTTTTGAAGAAGGTGATCGGCATCGGCTACCCGGTGGCACTAGAGCGCGTGGCCCAGCAGTCGGGGCAGCTCTTCTACTCCAAGTTCATCATCGGCTTCGGCACCGCCGCCTACGCCGCGCACCAGATCGGGCTTTCCATCGAGTCCCTCTCCTTCATGCCCGGCGCCGGCATGGGGATCGCCGCGGCGACCCTGATGGGGCAATCGATCGGCGCCAGGAAACTCCGGCGCGCCCACATGAGCCACACCGAGGCGCTCCGCCTCGCCGTTTTGGTCATGGGATGCATGGCCCTGCTGTTCCTGTTCCTGCCGCACCAGTTGATCGCCCTGTTTACCCACGACCCGCAGGTGATCGAGAAAGGGAGCGTGTTTCTGAGACTGGTCGCCTTCGCCCAGGTGCCGCTCGCCATCTCCTTCGTCTATGCCGGGAGCCTGCGAGGCACCGGTGATACCCACTACGTCTTCCTGGTCACCCTCGTCTCCATGTGGGGCATCCGGGTCCTTCTCTCCTACATCGCGGCCGTGCCGCTGCGGCTCTCCCTGTACGCGGTCTGGAGCGTCTTCCTCATCGACTGGTTCTTCCGTGCCGGAGCCTTCTGGTGGCGTTACCAGCGCCGCGACCTGCACCAGGTCATCATCTGA
- a CDS encoding GSU3128 family (seleno)protein produces MKIRKKILDFEYEEVLETKYRELIRVACAVAVGCPDULKKHFAVAKEAGATEAELNEAMAYGIIAPSGRAKNFVRSQEGILKEL; encoded by the coding sequence ATGAAAATCCGCAAGAAGATCCTGGATTTCGAGTACGAGGAAGTCCTCGAGACCAAGTACCGGGAATTGATCCGTGTCGCCTGTGCCGTGGCGGTCGGTTGTCCCGACTGACTGAAGAAGCACTTCGCGGTCGCGAAGGAAGCAGGCGCAACGGAAGCGGAACTGAACGAAGCCATGGCCTACGGCATCATCGCCCCGTCGGGGCGGGCCAAGAACTTCGTGCGCAGCCAGGAAGGCATCTTGAAGGAACTGTAG
- a CDS encoding OmpL47-type beta-barrel domain-containing protein — translation MAGVLLLVAPITAPVTALAALDTTPPATVASLTGTKGSDGWYSTPVTVTLAATDAAGGSGVAKIEYSLDNASWQSYTAPLVFDKDTNGYVFFRSTDLAGNVETPAKSQEIKVNRSGLVGLWHMDGDWRDASVAGNHGTGFNGVTFSTKAKIGAQSGSFDGTNDYVAIRDADTLSPQANGRISISAWVYLRSYPSAGQGRTPVIAKGDGSYEYALYVYSNGNAGLSLWQLSGGSHIEILGGAIPLNTWTHVAGVYDISAQKKAVVYVNGAEAASGTTTSGSVANGPSPVHIAHRPDNAAYQYLNALLDEVSIYNRALSEAEVQEHYRHYAVNAPTVNPVASPIANSTITLGGTKPADTAVAVNGNILVPLDGTTNWQGSYTLTQGTNTISVTAVDGLNRNSLPVVSTVVLDMMPPQVTATAPARNAVVSAAPGAVALTLADAASAVDYAATLRGAAVTNAYGLQIAGTWSTSGSGAAGSVVFTPSAELGDGSYTVTIKPTDVLGNGTTYSLSFAVDRTPPAAPVIDPVAGAIRVSARTITGTKSADSASITVLCAGAFAGTVSYPTATTWSVNVWGLKEGANYVTAYAYDAAGNASTSATATITLDTVTPSVGATPAGGLYSSTQSVVLAASEPGIIYYTIDGSTPTAGAATYGEPISIPAGATLRYFARDLAGNDSEIKTENYVIDSAPPVLAISALSDGALTNNEILNISGTVTDSTGVKELMVNEAAVQVNADGSFSYPLVLKAGPNCVTVAATDLIGNKATSMRSVTLDQTAPVLVVYRPADNSKTGTGLLELHGTVDKASTVTVKRKDAVQSALMSGADFIATVSLDPGYDTIEIIATDLAGNQSSQKRTVVFDDQVPSLAVTVPNQDVRTNQSSVTIKGTVYDALTTVGVTVSVDGNVVTVPVIDGAFEQVVSFSEEKTYSIMVTATNEAGTSTTVQRNVIYDITPPSLGIDPVATPVNQTNGTISGTREADAVVTVACATATVGEVSYPTATTWQVAVSGLAEGQNLITAASTDAAGNAVTATTTIVLVTKSPEITLQVTPDVIWPPKRKMVPVKITGGVEAYGSRIASTSVSVSDEYGKIQYKNLALGSTVMLDAWCNGTDKDGRKYTITVATTTVGGMTTTRTATVTVLHDKSGKTTSSAAVTPVKAKTTPTTPAAQAKTKATSTVPATPAKTKAATTAPATPAKTKTATTAPAAPAKTKTATTAPAAQAQTKTTTSAPAAQTKVKTASGASATRP, via the coding sequence ATGGCAGGAGTTTTACTGCTGGTAGCGCCCATCACGGCGCCGGTCACAGCCTTGGCGGCGTTGGACACCACGCCGCCGGCCACGGTAGCCAGCCTGACGGGTACCAAAGGAAGCGACGGCTGGTACTCGACACCGGTAACCGTCACGCTTGCCGCAACAGATGCTGCGGGTGGCTCGGGAGTGGCGAAGATAGAGTACAGCCTCGACAACGCGTCCTGGCAGTCCTATACCGCTCCGCTGGTCTTCGACAAGGACACGAACGGCTACGTCTTTTTCCGCTCGACCGATCTTGCCGGCAACGTTGAAACTCCCGCCAAGTCTCAGGAGATCAAGGTCAACAGGAGTGGCCTCGTGGGGCTGTGGCACATGGACGGCGACTGGAGAGACGCCTCCGTGGCAGGAAACCACGGCACAGGATTCAACGGAGTGACGTTCAGCACGAAGGCGAAAATCGGGGCGCAGTCCGGGAGCTTTGACGGAACGAACGATTATGTCGCCATCCGCGATGCCGATACTCTGAGCCCTCAAGCTAACGGGCGGATCAGCATTAGCGCCTGGGTCTATCTCAGGTCTTACCCGTCTGCAGGCCAAGGGCGTACTCCCGTCATTGCCAAAGGAGACGGAAGCTATGAGTATGCCCTCTACGTTTACAGTAACGGCAATGCCGGTTTGTCTCTTTGGCAGCTGTCAGGCGGGAGTCACATAGAAATCCTCGGTGGCGCCATACCGCTCAATACGTGGACCCACGTGGCCGGCGTGTACGATATTTCTGCCCAGAAGAAGGCGGTTGTGTATGTAAATGGTGCCGAGGCCGCCAGTGGCACGACGACATCAGGTTCTGTGGCCAACGGGCCGTCACCGGTACATATCGCCCACCGTCCCGACAACGCCGCGTACCAATACCTTAACGCACTCCTCGACGAGGTTTCCATTTACAACCGTGCCCTGTCGGAAGCGGAAGTCCAGGAGCACTATCGCCATTACGCCGTCAACGCCCCGACGGTGAACCCCGTCGCGTCCCCAATCGCCAACTCGACCATCACACTCGGCGGCACCAAGCCGGCGGATACCGCCGTGGCGGTGAATGGGAACATCCTGGTGCCGCTCGATGGAACGACCAATTGGCAGGGGAGCTACACCCTGACGCAGGGAACCAACACCATTTCGGTCACCGCTGTGGACGGCCTCAATCGCAACAGCCTCCCGGTGGTTTCGACCGTGGTTCTCGACATGATGCCGCCCCAGGTGACGGCGACCGCGCCGGCACGCAACGCGGTTGTGAGCGCCGCTCCGGGCGCAGTCGCCCTGACCCTGGCAGATGCCGCCTCCGCAGTCGACTATGCCGCCACTTTGAGAGGCGCGGCGGTGACCAACGCGTACGGTCTCCAGATCGCCGGGACGTGGAGCACCTCGGGCAGCGGCGCGGCCGGCTCGGTTGTCTTCACCCCCTCGGCCGAGCTAGGGGACGGATCTTACACGGTTACCATCAAGCCGACGGACGTTTTGGGTAACGGCACGACTTACAGCCTTTCCTTCGCCGTCGACCGCACGCCTCCCGCGGCTCCGGTCATCGACCCCGTCGCCGGGGCGATTCGTGTTTCCGCGCGGACCATCACGGGCACGAAGAGCGCTGACAGCGCGAGTATCACCGTCCTCTGCGCGGGTGCCTTCGCCGGCACCGTCTCCTACCCGACCGCCACGACCTGGAGCGTAAACGTCTGGGGGCTGAAGGAGGGGGCTAACTATGTAACGGCCTACGCGTACGATGCGGCGGGGAACGCCAGCACATCGGCCACCGCGACCATCACGCTCGACACCGTTACGCCCTCCGTGGGTGCGACGCCTGCCGGCGGGCTCTACAGCTCGACCCAGAGCGTGGTCCTCGCCGCCAGTGAGCCGGGTATCATCTATTACACCATTGACGGCTCGACCCCTACCGCAGGCGCTGCCACATACGGCGAGCCGATCTCCATTCCCGCGGGAGCGACCCTCAGGTACTTCGCACGTGACCTGGCCGGTAATGACAGCGAGATCAAAACCGAAAATTACGTCATCGACAGCGCTCCCCCGGTGCTGGCAATCTCGGCACTCAGCGACGGTGCGCTCACCAACAACGAGATCCTGAACATTTCGGGTACCGTTACCGACAGCACCGGCGTGAAGGAACTCATGGTCAACGAGGCGGCGGTCCAGGTGAATGCGGACGGCAGCTTCAGCTATCCGCTGGTACTGAAGGCGGGCCCGAATTGCGTGACGGTTGCAGCAACAGACCTCATTGGCAACAAGGCGACCAGCATGCGGAGTGTAACGCTGGACCAGACGGCGCCGGTCCTGGTGGTCTACAGGCCCGCCGACAACAGCAAGACGGGCACCGGCCTTCTGGAGCTGCACGGCACCGTCGACAAGGCATCCACTGTAACGGTTAAACGGAAGGATGCGGTCCAGAGCGCGCTCATGAGCGGAGCGGACTTTATCGCCACGGTCAGCCTCGACCCCGGGTACGACACCATCGAGATAATCGCCACCGACCTGGCCGGCAACCAGAGCTCGCAGAAGCGGACGGTGGTGTTCGATGACCAGGTGCCTTCCTTGGCCGTGACCGTGCCGAACCAAGACGTCCGTACCAACCAGAGCAGCGTGACCATCAAGGGGACGGTGTATGACGCCCTCACAACGGTTGGCGTCACGGTAAGCGTGGACGGCAACGTGGTCACTGTACCGGTGATTGACGGAGCCTTCGAGCAGGTGGTGAGCTTCAGCGAAGAGAAGACCTACAGCATCATGGTCACGGCAACCAACGAGGCAGGCACCTCCACCACTGTCCAGCGCAACGTCATTTACGACATCACGCCGCCGTCCCTCGGCATCGATCCGGTTGCCACTCCCGTTAACCAGACGAACGGGACGATAAGCGGCACCAGGGAAGCTGATGCCGTGGTAACGGTGGCCTGCGCTACGGCGACCGTGGGAGAAGTCAGCTATCCGACCGCGACAACCTGGCAGGTGGCTGTGTCCGGCCTCGCAGAAGGCCAAAACCTGATCACCGCCGCCTCGACCGATGCGGCCGGTAACGCGGTCACGGCAACAACGACCATCGTTTTGGTGACCAAATCCCCCGAAATCACGCTCCAGGTGACCCCGGATGTGATCTGGCCGCCGAAGAGGAAGATGGTGCCGGTGAAGATAACCGGAGGAGTTGAAGCCTACGGTTCCCGCATCGCTTCCACCTCGGTATCGGTGAGCGACGAGTACGGAAAGATCCAGTACAAAAACCTCGCGCTTGGCAGCACGGTGATGCTGGACGCATGGTGCAATGGGACCGACAAGGACGGCAGGAAATACACCATCACCGTGGCAACTACCACCGTGGGCGGGATGACGACGACCAGGACGGCGACAGTGACCGTACTGCACGACAAGTCGGGGAAGACCACCTCCAGCGCAGCCGTTACGCCGGTCAAGGCAAAGACCACGCCTACCACACCTGCCGCGCAGGCAAAAACAAAGGCCACCTCCACCGTGCCTGCCACGCCGGCTAAAACCAAGGCCGCGACCACCGCACCTGCCACGCCGGCTAAAACCAAGACCGCGACCACCGCACCTGCCGCGCCAGCTAAAACCAAGACCGCGACCACCGCACCTGCCGCGCAGGCGCAAACCAAGACCACGACCAGCGCGCCTGCCGCACAGACAAAGGTCAAGACCGCGTCGGGCGCATCTGCCACGCGCCCTTAA
- a CDS encoding MIP/aquaporin family protein, with amino-acid sequence MDPIDRPVPWLIFGAELLGTALLVAVGLSLVILSFGNGSPIIKLIPSVGWRRLITGFLFGTTGALIALSPLGKESGAHINPVVTLGFWLMGKLRISHAIGYILSQLTGAVLGALPLLAWGEMGRSVAYGATQPGAGYGFVSVLLGETATTFALIVGLFFFLRHRRLRSFTPALFPVLYAVMVFAEGPISGTSTNPARSLGPAVISGAWQGWWIYWIGPLLGTFLGVAMYRCMGPRWLTIEVAKLHHFGHDRYGVFRGKR; translated from the coding sequence ATGGATCCCATTGATCGGCCTGTACCGTGGCTGATATTCGGTGCTGAGTTGCTGGGCACGGCATTGCTTGTTGCAGTTGGCTTGTCGCTCGTGATCCTAAGCTTTGGCAATGGCAGTCCCATAATTAAGCTCATCCCGAGTGTCGGCTGGCGCCGGCTTATCACCGGATTCCTGTTCGGCACTACCGGCGCCCTGATCGCGCTCTCGCCACTTGGCAAAGAAAGCGGGGCGCACATCAATCCGGTTGTAACCCTTGGATTCTGGCTGATGGGCAAGCTGAGGATCAGCCACGCCATAGGCTACATCCTTTCGCAACTCACCGGCGCCGTACTGGGGGCGTTACCTTTACTAGCGTGGGGGGAGATGGGACGCAGCGTGGCATACGGGGCTACCCAGCCCGGCGCGGGTTACGGGTTTGTATCGGTGTTGTTGGGCGAAACGGCAACTACGTTCGCCCTCATCGTCGGGCTCTTCTTCTTCCTCCGGCATCGACGGCTAAGGTCTTTCACACCTGCTCTGTTTCCCGTCCTGTATGCCGTCATGGTTTTCGCGGAAGGGCCAATCTCGGGGACCAGCACCAATCCGGCCCGCAGCCTTGGGCCGGCAGTGATCTCCGGGGCCTGGCAGGGGTGGTGGATTTACTGGATAGGCCCGTTGCTGGGCACTTTTCTCGGTGTGGCCATGTACCGGTGTATGGGGCCGCGTTGGTTGACTATTGAAGTTGCAAAGCTCCATCACTTCGGCCATGACCGCTACGGCGTATTTCGCGGGAAGCGTTGA
- the fabG gene encoding 3-oxoacyl-ACP reductase FabG, with translation MNVRLDGKRAVVTGGNSGIGEAISVCLAEAGALVAINYVAHPEAAHALVQRIQEQGGIAMAIQADVSDPEAIAKMFESIQAAWGGVDILVNNAGIDGGRALAWETDIAAWRKVIEVNLTGAFCCAREALRRMVPQNSGVILTISSVHEEIAWSGYSAYTASKAAVSMLTKTLAQEAAPHGVRVLAVAPGAIKTPINRAVWSDAGSLQDLLDKIPLKRIGAPEEVARMVVVLASDIASYVTGRTIFVDGGMTDYPDFAHGG, from the coding sequence ATGAACGTGCGGCTTGACGGCAAACGGGCCGTCGTCACCGGCGGCAATTCCGGTATCGGTGAGGCGATTTCAGTATGCCTCGCCGAAGCGGGCGCTCTAGTGGCAATCAACTATGTTGCCCATCCTGAGGCCGCGCATGCGCTCGTGCAGCGGATTCAGGAGCAAGGCGGCATTGCCATGGCAATCCAAGCCGACGTATCCGATCCCGAGGCTATCGCGAAAATGTTCGAAAGCATTCAAGCTGCCTGGGGTGGGGTTGATATCCTGGTCAACAATGCGGGCATCGATGGTGGTCGCGCCTTGGCCTGGGAGACAGATATCGCCGCCTGGCGAAAAGTGATCGAGGTGAACCTGACAGGAGCCTTCTGTTGCGCCCGAGAAGCCCTGCGGCGGATGGTGCCGCAGAACAGTGGCGTCATTCTCACCATCAGCTCGGTGCATGAAGAAATTGCCTGGTCCGGTTACAGCGCCTACACGGCCAGCAAGGCTGCCGTATCCATGCTGACCAAGACCCTGGCCCAGGAAGCTGCGCCACACGGGGTGCGCGTGCTCGCTGTTGCGCCCGGAGCGATCAAGACGCCGATCAACCGCGCCGTATGGAGCGATGCCGGGAGCTTGCAGGACTTGCTCGATAAGATCCCGCTGAAACGAATCGGAGCGCCCGAAGAAGTCGCCCGCATGGTGGTAGTACTGGCCTCGGACATCGCCTCATATGTGACCGGTCGCACCATCTTCGTGGACGGGGGCATGACCGACTATCCCGACTTCGCACATGGCGGTTAG